One Hydractinia symbiolongicarpus strain clone_291-10 chromosome 7, HSymV2.1, whole genome shotgun sequence genomic window, AAATTTTTTGCGTGTATTTTTTTCAACGATATTCTGACAAGtaatatttttcgaaaattgATCTACAAATTTGTTCCAACCATTCCAgctcttaaaatttttttgagcaGTATGGGTATGCtacaataaatcaataaatcgCTGTGTCGCGTAATTCTGCTTTTTTGATTTAttcattttaataatattttttattttatgttattatttttttgtatttttcagatGCTTAAATCAAATTCGAGAATTTTGAATAGAATTAATCTTAAGTCAGCAGGATGCTTATGTTCAATGAGAAACATTATGAAAAAACCAGTTACTAAGCTGCCAAATCAATCAACGAAAGgcacaaaaatgaaaagatatgAAGTTCCACCACATAGAATTGGAGTATTGAAAAGTTGGGATTCAAGACACACTGGTGAGTTGGAAGTTTTAAGACcttcatttttatgtttatctATAAAATGCTTTAAAATTAAGCACATATTAATTTGATTGGATAGTGAGTGTGTTTACGATTGAGTTATATAACGACTTGCTTGAGATTCCATGTGGTTAACGTCACTAACTTCGTTATATAAACCCTCCTATTATTAGTAGGAGGGACCAAAAAGTTGGTTTCAAAGTAACTAAACAAGATATATGTTGAATTTTCTGCTTAACTAGGCAACACTCGTCTTAGACCCTTGAACTCTGGACGTGAAGTGAATGCTCCAACCCTTGAAAGTTGTGTGGTTGAAACCAACTAGTGTATCTCCCCTAACTGGTGTGATCTGTGGTGAATTTGACATGAGTTGCTTCCACTTATAATTTAGTTTCTTACGATGTCTTTCCTTCTTTAGGTGGTCTCAAGGGAAGTTATTGGGCTGCCGAACGTTTTGCTGATGATATTATGATTACAAAACTTATTGAAGGCACGTTCTACGATCGAATCACGTCGGATGTGATCATAAAGAGACGTTTGAATGAAattgtaatttgtttttttgtcactGGAAGAGGTCAAGAAGGAACTACAGCTAAAGTTTACTTTTTGAAAGCCTTCACTGAGAAGCTGTTATCGGAAAT contains:
- the LOC130649558 gene encoding 28S ribosomal protein S24-A, mitochondrial-like, which produces MLKSNSRILNRINLKSAGCLCSMRNIMKKPVTKLPNQSTKGTKMKRYEVPPHRIGVLKSWDSRHTGGLKGSYWAAERFADDIMITKLIEGTFYDRITSDVIIKRRLNEIVICFFVTGRGQEGTTAKVYFLKAFTEKLLSEMMGCIVKIELRTGPEFV